In Massilia antarctica, the following are encoded in one genomic region:
- a CDS encoding T6SS effector amidase Tae4 family protein, which produces MKPSFFTVRNNYPARASVDRAALYKAIGWDALIEVSAYHNTCATRISLALVRAGMHIPGRLAILKGEHKGSLIEPGHARLSILLQRRNLLGLPEVYRGGQAREAIGARSGIVSFWRIDGDGGADQGHIDIVFPDPCNPAVLSCGTECYWQAAEVWFWPLA; this is translated from the coding sequence ATGAAGCCCTCGTTTTTTACCGTGCGTAACAACTACCCGGCCCGCGCGAGCGTCGACCGCGCCGCCCTGTACAAGGCGATCGGCTGGGATGCGCTGATCGAGGTGTCCGCTTACCATAATACCTGCGCCACCCGGATCAGCCTGGCGCTGGTGCGTGCCGGCATGCACATCCCGGGCCGGCTGGCCATCCTCAAGGGTGAACACAAGGGCAGCCTGATCGAACCCGGCCACGCCCGCCTGTCAATCCTGCTGCAACGCCGCAATCTGCTGGGCTTGCCGGAGGTGTATCGCGGTGGCCAGGCGCGCGAAGCCATCGGCGCGCGCAGCGGCATCGTCTCGTTCTGGCGCATCGACGGCGATGGCGGGGCGGACCAAGGGCACATCGATATCGTCTTCCCCGACCCGTGCAACCCCGCGGTGCTCAGTTGCGGCACCGAATGCTACTGGCAAGCCGCGGAGGTGTGGTTCTGGCCGCTCGCCTGA